The following are encoded together in the Adhaeribacter arboris genome:
- a CDS encoding WD40/YVTN/BNR-like repeat-containing protein has protein sequence MKNLRFKLLYYLPFFLLLLSCTDSEIENPAKKSITFKPIGLSNRIVYELTVQDNKLYAATDNGVFVKSLSASSNWQELGLQGQMVKTILFIPDGTCLVSVSNPAKEEHQLYKAENNTFNFQQVNTNFGGTEPEPINNMAFNPATNEILGVGYNVVAKSTDKGTTWTPIYGDWHYLASGLDFVQLNQKNGDIWAGGQNGIEGFNLVQFSKASNTWQNWTNLIESPSTAKDIAFDKNNAKRLIIGGEDGIIKTEDNGTTWTTIKHEPHSARFYFGVDFDLDNSNKIYAASWLKNFSDPQPLLLYISENAGTTWKEYKYKDDSLFGGVWDMVQVKEGEKTKLYLGLYKGGVFEVTIDS, from the coding sequence ATGAAAAATCTGCGCTTTAAACTTTTATATTATTTACCGTTCTTCCTTCTTCTCCTCTCTTGTACCGATTCCGAAATCGAAAATCCAGCTAAAAAATCCATTACTTTTAAACCCATCGGCCTGTCCAACCGAATTGTATATGAACTGACGGTGCAGGATAATAAGCTATATGCCGCTACGGATAATGGTGTATTTGTAAAATCACTTTCCGCTTCCTCGAACTGGCAGGAATTGGGCTTACAAGGCCAAATGGTTAAAACAATTTTGTTTATTCCGGACGGTACTTGCCTGGTATCCGTTTCTAATCCAGCTAAAGAGGAGCACCAATTGTACAAAGCAGAAAATAACACCTTTAACTTTCAACAGGTAAATACAAATTTTGGGGGTACAGAACCCGAGCCCATCAATAATATGGCTTTTAACCCAGCCACGAACGAAATATTAGGCGTGGGTTATAATGTAGTAGCTAAATCTACGGATAAAGGCACCACTTGGACTCCCATTTACGGTGACTGGCATTACCTGGCCTCGGGCTTGGATTTTGTTCAGCTCAACCAAAAGAATGGAGATATTTGGGCTGGGGGCCAAAACGGTATTGAAGGATTTAACCTGGTTCAATTTTCGAAAGCAAGTAACACTTGGCAAAACTGGACTAATTTAATTGAGTCGCCGAGTACGGCGAAAGACATAGCTTTTGATAAAAATAACGCCAAACGGTTAATCATTGGCGGCGAAGACGGTATTATTAAAACCGAAGATAACGGTACCACCTGGACCACCATCAAGCATGAACCGCACTCCGCCCGCTTTTATTTTGGGGTGGATTTTGACCTGGATAACAGCAATAAAATTTACGCGGCCAGTTGGCTGAAGAACTTCAGCGATCCGCAGCCTTTACTATTGTACATTTCAGAAAATGCCGGAACAACCTGGAAGGAATACAAATACAAGGATGATTCTCTTTTTGGCGGTGTTTGGGACATGGTGCAGGTAAAAGAAGGCGAAAAAACCAAATTGTACTTAGGTCTTTATAAAGGCGGTGTTTTTGAAGTAACTATTGATTCATAA
- a CDS encoding YceI family protein yields MKVFLLLMWLLVLGSGEGVAQNRYFTRAGHIWFFSETPIENIEAHNKAVSSILSFDTGELVFSVNMKNFEFRKSLMQEHFNENFLETDKYPKGTFKGTITNIQSIDFRKDGVYPAKVTGTLTIHGVSRQVSADGTLDVKGNRIGAKSTFTITPQEYNIQIPLLVRSHIAKIIQINVDMQYEPYVAKQ; encoded by the coding sequence ATGAAAGTTTTCCTGTTGCTAATGTGGCTGCTAGTGCTGGGCAGTGGTGAAGGAGTGGCGCAGAACCGCTACTTCACCCGGGCCGGGCACATTTGGTTTTTCTCCGAAACACCAATCGAAAACATCGAAGCACACAATAAAGCCGTTTCTTCTATTTTATCTTTTGATACCGGCGAGCTGGTATTTTCGGTAAACATGAAAAATTTTGAATTTCGAAAGTCGCTGATGCAGGAGCATTTTAACGAAAACTTCCTGGAAACCGATAAATACCCCAAAGGCACTTTCAAAGGCACTATAACCAATATTCAAAGCATCGATTTTCGGAAAGATGGCGTATATCCCGCTAAAGTAACCGGTACCCTCACTATTCACGGGGTATCCAGGCAAGTTTCCGCCGATGGCACTTTAGATGTAAAAGGTAATCGCATTGGTGCCAAATCCACCTTTACTATTACTCCCCAGGAATACAATATCCAAATTCCGTTGCTGGTGCGCAGTCACATCGCCAAAATTATCCAGATTAACGTGGATATGCAGTATGAGCCCTATGTTGCCAAACAATAA
- a CDS encoding 3-keto-disaccharide hydrolase, which produces MVSYFCLSLIPPKPKSISLFNGKNFKGWQGDTLHTWRIQEGALVGGSLTEKVPHNEFLSTTKSYSHYILKLKFKLTGTEGFINGGVQFHSQRIANPPHEMTGYQADLGKGYWASLYDESRRDKLLATADSLLVKQVLKPNDWNDYEVRTQGKRIQIYLNGKQTVDYTEEDASIPQSGLIALQTHGGGKVEVYYKDIQLTEIPRKKYSN; this is translated from the coding sequence TTGGTAAGTTATTTCTGCCTTTCCCTAATTCCCCCCAAGCCAAAATCCATTTCTTTATTCAACGGCAAAAACTTTAAGGGTTGGCAAGGCGATACGCTCCATACCTGGCGTATTCAGGAAGGGGCTTTAGTGGGAGGATCGCTCACCGAAAAAGTACCGCACAACGAGTTTCTCAGCACAACTAAAAGCTACTCCCATTACATCTTAAAGTTAAAATTTAAACTAACCGGCACCGAGGGTTTTATAAACGGGGGCGTCCAGTTTCACAGCCAACGCATTGCTAACCCACCCCACGAAATGACCGGTTACCAGGCCGACCTGGGTAAAGGTTACTGGGCTAGTTTGTACGACGAATCCCGCCGCGATAAGTTACTTGCTACTGCCGATTCCCTGCTGGTAAAACAAGTACTGAAACCGAATGACTGGAACGATTACGAAGTAAGAACGCAAGGAAAGCGCATTCAAATATATTTAAACGGCAAACAAACCGTAGATTACACCGAAGAAGATGCCAGTATTCCCCAATCCGGTTTGATTGCTTTACAAACGCACGGTGGTGGTAAAGTAGAGGTGTATTATAAAGATATCCAACTGACAGAAATACCTAGAAAAAAGTACAGTAATTAA
- a CDS encoding Glu/Leu/Phe/Val family dehydrogenase, translating to MIYQESQGKQFLTSVHHYFDEAARHSTLPPGILEQIKICNSVYKVNFPVEVNGKVEVIEGIRAQHSHHKLPTKGGIRYSMHVDEDEVIALATLMTFKCALVDVPFGGAKGGVKINPRTTPVEVLEKVTRRYASELIKKNLIGPGMDVPAPDYGTGSREMAWIADTYHTFKYGETSALGCVTGKPVGQGGIRGRTEATGLGIYFGLREALQDVEILNQLKITPGMAGKRMILQGLGNVGYHAAHFCQQDGVIITGIAEREGGIYNPDGLDIEAVMKHRKESGSILNYPGATNVEKSVDLLEYECDILLPAALENQIDEKNAARIKTKIIAEGANGPVTQPAEQILLSRNIYILPDLYLNAGGVTVSYFEWLKNLSNVRFGRMGKRAEEASLRRIIDTIETSTGKSISTKERQLIIRGADEITLVHSGLEDTMIQAYHEMREVMRQHPTISDLRTAAFYSATEKIAVSYLSLGIFP from the coding sequence ATGATCTACCAGGAATCTCAGGGAAAACAATTTTTAACTAGCGTCCATCATTATTTCGACGAAGCCGCGCGGCATTCTACCTTACCGCCCGGCATACTGGAACAAATTAAAATTTGTAACAGTGTTTATAAGGTAAACTTTCCGGTAGAAGTAAACGGCAAAGTAGAGGTAATTGAAGGTATCCGGGCGCAGCACAGCCACCACAAACTACCTACCAAGGGGGGAATCCGGTACAGCATGCACGTAGATGAAGACGAGGTAATTGCCTTGGCTACACTCATGACTTTTAAATGTGCCCTGGTGGATGTTCCGTTTGGCGGCGCCAAAGGCGGCGTTAAAATAAATCCCCGGACCACCCCGGTGGAAGTGCTCGAAAAAGTTACCCGCCGCTACGCCAGTGAACTCATCAAGAAAAATTTAATTGGCCCGGGTATGGACGTTCCCGCCCCCGATTATGGTACCGGTAGCCGCGAAATGGCTTGGATTGCCGATACGTATCATACTTTTAAATACGGCGAAACCAGCGCTTTGGGCTGCGTTACGGGGAAACCGGTGGGTCAAGGGGGTATCCGGGGGCGGACCGAAGCAACCGGCTTAGGCATTTATTTTGGTTTGCGGGAAGCTTTGCAGGACGTGGAAATTTTAAACCAGCTAAAAATTACGCCCGGTATGGCCGGTAAACGCATGATTTTGCAAGGCTTAGGAAACGTAGGTTATCACGCTGCTCATTTCTGCCAGCAAGACGGCGTCATTATTACCGGCATTGCGGAGCGGGAAGGCGGCATTTATAATCCGGATGGCCTGGACATTGAAGCGGTTATGAAGCACCGCAAAGAATCAGGTTCCATTTTAAACTATCCGGGAGCTACGAACGTGGAAAAATCGGTAGACTTGCTCGAATACGAATGTGATATTTTGCTGCCGGCCGCTTTAGAAAATCAAATCGACGAAAAAAATGCGGCTCGCATCAAAACAAAAATCATTGCCGAAGGCGCCAACGGACCCGTTACGCAACCGGCGGAGCAAATTTTACTGAGCCGCAATATTTATATCTTACCGGACTTGTACCTGAACGCGGGCGGTGTAACGGTATCGTATTTTGAATGGCTGAAAAACCTGTCGAATGTACGCTTTGGCCGGATGGGAAAACGCGCCGAAGAAGCTAGTTTGCGCCGGATTATTGATACCATTGAAACCTCTACCGGTAAAAGTATTTCGACCAAAGAAAGGCAATTAATTATCCGGGGAGCCGATGAAATTACCTTAGTGCATTCGGGTTTAGAAGATACCATGATTCAGGCTTACCACGAAATGCGCGAAGTAATGCGGCAGCACCCTACCATTTCGGATTTACGAACGGCGGCGTTTTACAGTGCTACCGAGAAAATAGCGGTTAGTTATTTATCGTTGGGAATTTTTCCTTGA
- a CDS encoding RNA polymerase sigma factor — MAEKSFEDIRLLIQGCLQSDRDAQRKLYQYFYGYAMSICVRYSKSNEEAREVLNDGFMKVFTKIEKYDTEKSFKGWLRRVMINTALDNYRHNYKHYHHRDIEEAEKETTAENITHQLSHADLMQLIQRLSPGYRTVFNLYAIDGYTHEEISELLNISVGTSKSNLSKARANLQAMLKKSQPDEFKKYA; from the coding sequence GTGGCTGAAAAAAGTTTTGAAGATATTCGACTCCTGATTCAGGGCTGCTTGCAGTCGGACCGGGATGCGCAGCGAAAGTTGTATCAATACTTCTATGGCTACGCCATGAGCATTTGCGTGCGCTATTCCAAAAGTAACGAAGAAGCCCGCGAAGTGCTCAATGATGGGTTTATGAAAGTGTTCACCAAAATTGAAAAATACGACACCGAAAAATCGTTTAAAGGATGGTTGCGCCGGGTAATGATAAATACTGCCCTGGATAATTACCGCCATAATTACAAACATTACCACCACCGTGATATAGAAGAAGCCGAAAAAGAAACAACTGCCGAAAATATTACCCATCAGTTGAGCCACGCCGACTTGATGCAATTAATTCAGCGGTTGTCGCCGGGTTATCGAACCGTTTTTAACCTGTATGCCATTGACGGCTATACCCACGAAGAAATTTCGGAATTGCTGAATATTTCGGTAGGTACTTCTAAATCAAACTTGTCGAAGGCCCGCGCGAATTTGCAGGCCATGTTAAAAAAAAGTCAACCGGATGAATTCAAGAAATATGCCTGA
- a CDS encoding dihydrofolate reductase family protein has translation MCHMQGSVDGRIKQNSWGFKDYHKYFEETAEKIPADAWLVGQVTMQEFSSKQPYVLESGKEDFPKKDFVADQPAKTFAAVIDPAGKCFWDTNRVSTEHVIEVLTENIPIGYLEHLRSKNVSYVFGGKEELNWERVLNKLHDLFNIQILRIDGGGHVNGSFLKANLIDEFSLVLAPVADGAIGSPTVFEVEEGYGARKATQFKIKSVE, from the coding sequence ATTTGCCACATGCAGGGATCCGTAGATGGCCGGATTAAACAAAATAGCTGGGGGTTTAAAGACTACCACAAGTATTTTGAAGAAACCGCCGAAAAAATTCCGGCCGACGCCTGGTTGGTAGGCCAGGTAACGATGCAGGAGTTTTCGAGTAAACAACCGTATGTTCTGGAATCCGGAAAGGAAGATTTTCCCAAAAAAGACTTTGTTGCCGATCAGCCGGCAAAAACTTTCGCGGCAGTAATTGACCCCGCCGGCAAATGTTTCTGGGATACCAATAGGGTTTCTACGGAACATGTAATTGAAGTACTCACCGAAAATATACCAATTGGTTACTTGGAGCACCTTCGAAGCAAAAACGTTTCTTATGTTTTCGGCGGGAAAGAAGAACTAAATTGGGAACGGGTATTAAATAAATTGCACGATCTTTTTAACATTCAAATTCTTCGGATAGATGGCGGCGGACACGTAAACGGCTCTTTCCTGAAAGCCAACTTAATAGATGAATTTAGCCTGGTTTTGGCTCCGGTGGCCGATGGCGCCATTGGTTCTCCTACGGTTTTTGAAGTAGAAGAAGGTTACGGCGCCCGGAAAGCTACCCAATTCAAAATCAAATCGGTGGAGTAG
- a CDS encoding PVC-type heme-binding CxxCH protein: MNLPRSFILILLTLFLNSPIIAKPNPKALKVKKAAKYDRDYTLQTTILGYYSPEGKRNPVLQAKKGETVRIKIVNGELMTHDIALEKIGVKSKVLVEKGDTASVVFKATQSDTYFCTIPGHRAAGMVGKFEVVAQIAATEETIAGIIPKKTGKALNVNFEKGSLLDWTSEGDAFTNPLVSSDPSPMHEKDMPINKSGKYFVSSGGTKNYKRTGTLTSVPFTVTQPFASFKVSGGALQDTRVELVRADNKEVFFQITGSGRATLQPVVVDLSPVMNKDIFIRLVDNETGISTIPYIKDDIWAHINFDDFQFHATRPNFTNELKQSDIIILPPLDPVTHSGLSGIEAAKAMTLAPGFSVKLAASEPEIIRPISFTIDAKGRLWVAEAHTYPVRAPEGQGKDRILIFEDTNGDGTLDSRKVFTEGLNLISAIEIGMGGVWLGSAPHLLFIPIDKTGDKPAGPPQILLDGWGYEDTHEMLNNFRWGPDGWLYGTHGVFTKSNVGKPGAPDSERTKLNAGVWRFHPTTKKFELFAEGTSNPWGIDWNDYGHSFITVCVIPHMFHVIQGARYQRQAGEHFNKFTYDDIKQSGDHVHWIGDRGPHAGNFRSNAKGGGHAHAGAMIYLGSENWPKELRNQIFMNNIHGSRINMDLLNPKGSGYQVGHGKDFLETNDTWSQWLNFRYDASGSVFAIDWYDKNQCHSSNPDVHQKTMGRIFKISHESDKFVQVDLTKASDMELVNYQLYPNEWYVRNARLILQERGPNKKVHKALKKILNENQDPTRKLRALWALHVTKGSSEKELLALLDNDNEHVRSWAIQLLAEDKNLSEAALKRFAEMAKNDKSAVVRLYLASAIQRTTPEKRWETLAALMQHEEDKEDHNLPLMLWYAFEPTVPTDMNKALEVAQKAKVPNILPYTVKRISDMKSAESLKTLQGFQQRLDANDHSHQSHELQALLKKALESK; encoded by the coding sequence ATGAACCTACCCCGTTCGTTTATTTTAATTTTGCTTACTTTATTTCTTAATTCCCCCATAATAGCCAAGCCAAACCCTAAAGCTCTTAAGGTGAAAAAGGCGGCTAAATACGATCGGGATTATACCTTGCAAACCACCATTTTAGGTTATTACAGCCCCGAGGGAAAACGAAACCCGGTACTTCAGGCCAAAAAGGGAGAAACCGTGCGCATTAAAATTGTGAACGGCGAGCTAATGACCCACGATATTGCCTTGGAGAAAATTGGCGTTAAAAGTAAAGTACTCGTGGAAAAAGGCGATACGGCCAGTGTAGTTTTTAAAGCCACGCAAAGCGATACCTACTTCTGTACCATTCCGGGTCACCGGGCAGCCGGTATGGTAGGCAAATTTGAAGTGGTAGCCCAAATTGCCGCTACCGAGGAAACTATTGCGGGCATAATTCCTAAAAAAACCGGTAAAGCCTTAAACGTAAACTTTGAAAAAGGCAGCCTGCTTGATTGGACCAGCGAAGGCGATGCGTTTACTAATCCGCTGGTATCTAGTGATCCTTCTCCCATGCACGAAAAAGACATGCCTATTAATAAATCAGGTAAGTACTTTGTGAGCAGCGGCGGCACCAAAAACTATAAACGGACCGGTACTCTTACCTCGGTACCTTTTACCGTTACCCAACCTTTTGCTTCGTTTAAAGTTTCCGGCGGCGCTTTGCAAGATACCCGGGTAGAATTAGTACGGGCCGATAACAAAGAAGTATTTTTTCAGATTACCGGAAGTGGCCGGGCTACCTTGCAACCGGTGGTGGTGGATTTATCACCCGTCATGAACAAAGATATTTTTATTCGCTTGGTAGATAACGAAACCGGTATTTCTACCATTCCCTATATTAAAGACGATATTTGGGCCCATATTAACTTCGATGACTTTCAGTTTCACGCCACTCGTCCGAATTTTACTAATGAATTAAAGCAAAGCGATATTATTATTCTGCCGCCCTTGGATCCGGTGACGCATTCCGGACTTTCCGGGATAGAAGCCGCCAAAGCTATGACCCTGGCGCCCGGTTTTTCCGTTAAATTAGCTGCCTCCGAGCCGGAGATTATTCGCCCGATCAGTTTTACGATTGATGCCAAGGGAAGATTATGGGTAGCCGAAGCGCATACTTATCCGGTGCGGGCTCCCGAAGGCCAAGGCAAGGACCGTATTTTGATTTTTGAAGATACCAACGGCGACGGAACGCTGGATAGCCGGAAAGTATTTACCGAAGGCTTAAACCTGATCAGCGCCATTGAAATAGGTATGGGAGGTGTTTGGTTAGGTTCTGCTCCTCACCTTTTATTCATCCCGATTGATAAAACCGGTGATAAACCAGCTGGTCCGCCGCAAATTTTGTTAGATGGCTGGGGTTACGAAGATACGCACGAAATGCTGAACAACTTCCGGTGGGGGCCAGATGGCTGGTTGTACGGTACGCACGGGGTATTTACGAAATCGAACGTGGGCAAACCCGGAGCGCCGGATTCTGAGAGAACCAAGTTAAATGCCGGAGTATGGCGTTTTCACCCGACTACCAAGAAATTTGAATTATTTGCCGAAGGAACCAGTAACCCCTGGGGAATTGATTGGAATGATTACGGCCATTCGTTTATCACCGTTTGCGTAATTCCGCACATGTTCCACGTTATTCAGGGAGCGCGTTATCAGCGCCAGGCCGGTGAACACTTTAACAAATTTACCTACGACGATATTAAACAATCCGGCGACCACGTGCATTGGATTGGCGATCGCGGACCGCATGCGGGTAACTTTAGATCTAACGCCAAAGGGGGCGGCCACGCTCACGCCGGCGCTATGATTTATTTAGGCAGCGAAAACTGGCCAAAGGAATTGCGTAATCAAATTTTCATGAATAACATTCACGGTAGCCGGATAAACATGGATTTACTGAACCCGAAAGGTTCCGGCTACCAGGTGGGACACGGGAAAGATTTCCTGGAAACGAACGATACCTGGTCGCAGTGGTTAAACTTCCGGTACGATGCCAGCGGCTCGGTTTTCGCCATTGACTGGTACGACAAAAACCAATGCCACAGTTCCAACCCCGATGTGCACCAAAAAACCATGGGTCGTATTTTTAAAATCAGCCATGAGTCGGATAAGTTCGTGCAGGTAGATTTAACCAAAGCTTCGGATATGGAACTGGTTAACTACCAACTGTACCCGAATGAATGGTACGTACGCAATGCCCGGTTAATTTTGCAGGAACGCGGCCCGAATAAAAAAGTACACAAAGCCTTAAAGAAAATCCTGAACGAAAATCAAGATCCTACCCGTAAACTACGCGCCTTATGGGCCTTGCACGTAACCAAAGGTAGCAGCGAGAAAGAATTACTGGCTTTGTTGGACAACGATAACGAACACGTCAGAAGCTGGGCCATTCAGCTTTTAGCCGAAGACAAAAACTTATCGGAGGCGGCTTTAAAGCGCTTTGCCGAAATGGCGAAAAATGATAAATCAGCGGTGGTAAGGTTGTATCTAGCTTCGGCTATCCAAAGAACGACTCCCGAGAAAAGATGGGAAACTCTGGCGGCTTTGATGCAGCACGAAGAAGACAAAGAAGACCATAATTTGCCTTTAATGCTGTGGTACGCCTTTGAACCAACCGTACCAACCGACATGAACAAAGCCTTAGAAGTAGCCCAAAAAGCCAAAGTGCCGAATATTTTACCCTACACGGTAAAAAGAATCAGCGACATGAAATCGGCCGAGTCGTTAAAAACTTTACAAGGCTTCCAGCAACGCCTCGACGCCAACGATCATTCTCATCAAAGTCATGAGTTACAAGCTTTGTTGAAAAAGGCACTTGAATCGAAGTAA
- a CDS encoding LLM class flavin-dependent oxidoreductase, producing MEIGITTFVENTPDPSTGKLLAPHERMSNLIEEIELADQVGLDVFAIGEHHRPDFVVSAPAVVLGAAAVKTKHIKLSSAVTVLSSDDPVRVFQDFAHVDLLSKGRAEIMAGRGSFIESFPLFGNDLKDYNSLFSEKLELLIKLNKSEKITWQGHHRPSIDNRGVYPRPYQAELPIWVAIGGTPESVVRAANYGLPMALAIIGGMPERFVPFTDLYKATYKKAGHEESKFQLGINSHGYIADDSKKAADEFYGPYALVMSRIGQERGWSPMNRQQYEWMRSPEGSLLVGSPQQVTDKILFNYELFGNTRFLLHISVGTLPHAKVLRAIELLGTVVSPTVKKEVEKQQQVTVK from the coding sequence ATGGAAATAGGCATCACTACCTTCGTTGAAAATACACCCGACCCCTCAACCGGCAAACTTTTAGCTCCGCACGAAAGAATGAGCAACCTGATAGAGGAAATAGAACTAGCCGACCAGGTAGGTCTGGATGTTTTTGCCATTGGGGAGCATCATCGGCCCGATTTTGTAGTATCGGCTCCGGCCGTAGTTTTAGGAGCCGCGGCGGTAAAAACCAAACACATTAAGCTTTCCAGTGCGGTAACAGTGTTAAGTTCCGATGATCCAGTGCGGGTTTTTCAAGATTTTGCCCACGTCGATTTGCTATCAAAAGGACGGGCCGAAATTATGGCCGGCCGGGGTTCTTTCATAGAATCGTTTCCTCTGTTTGGCAACGATTTGAAAGATTATAATTCCCTTTTTTCCGAAAAATTAGAATTGCTGATAAAATTAAATAAAAGTGAAAAAATAACCTGGCAAGGCCATCACCGGCCTTCCATTGATAACCGTGGCGTGTATCCCCGGCCATACCAAGCCGAATTGCCCATTTGGGTGGCTATTGGCGGTACCCCGGAATCGGTGGTGCGGGCCGCCAACTACGGTTTACCGATGGCTTTGGCTATAATTGGCGGTATGCCGGAGCGGTTTGTACCTTTTACCGATTTGTATAAAGCCACCTATAAAAAAGCCGGTCATGAGGAAAGTAAGTTTCAACTGGGTATTAATTCGCACGGGTATATCGCCGACGATTCGAAAAAAGCCGCCGATGAATTCTACGGTCCTTATGCCTTGGTGATGAGCCGGATCGGGCAGGAGCGGGGCTGGTCGCCGATGAACCGGCAACAATACGAATGGATGCGGTCGCCGGAAGGCTCTTTACTCGTGGGCAGCCCGCAACAGGTAACTGATAAAATTTTATTTAACTACGAGCTTTTCGGCAATACCCGTTTTCTGCTGCATATAAGCGTAGGAACCTTACCTCACGCCAAAGTTTTACGAGCGATAGAATTGCTGGGAACAGTAGTATCGCCAACGGTAAAGAAAGAAGTGGAAAAGCAACAACAGGTAACTGTGAAATAA
- a CDS encoding DUF5777 family beta-barrel protein, producing the protein MRQKYYLFLFLIFCSGFARQASAQDDDLLKLAEAADSTSSNASYTTGIFKGTRIITGHSVQTNAQKELVLIISHRFGTLNSGAYNFFGLDNAVMRLALEYGLTDNLNVGVGRSSYQKTFDGFLKYRFLRQQEGGWQRPVSAVLFGSAALNSLRPGDPERDVMFKSRLTYTTQLLIARKFNQNLSLQLAPTWIHRNLVPTRRDESDVYAIGLAGRHKLTKRTSFNAEYFYLLPSHTADTYTNALSLSFDIETGGHVFQLLFSNSIGMIEKNLIADNMGTWKNGDIFFGFNISRVFDLDKSRKMDKKKY; encoded by the coding sequence ATGCGTCAGAAATATTACTTGTTCCTGTTCTTGATTTTTTGTAGTGGGTTTGCCCGCCAGGCTTCGGCCCAGGACGATGATTTACTAAAGTTGGCCGAAGCCGCCGATAGCACTAGTAGTAATGCTAGTTATACCACGGGTATTTTTAAGGGCACGCGCATTATTACCGGCCACTCTGTGCAGACGAATGCACAAAAAGAATTAGTTCTGATCATCTCGCACCGGTTTGGTACCTTAAACAGTGGGGCTTATAATTTCTTTGGTTTAGATAATGCCGTTATGCGATTAGCTCTGGAATATGGCCTTACCGACAATTTAAACGTAGGGGTTGGGCGGAGTTCTTACCAAAAAACTTTCGATGGCTTTCTAAAATACCGTTTTTTGCGGCAGCAGGAGGGAGGTTGGCAGCGTCCTGTTTCGGCGGTTTTATTTGGCAGCGCGGCTTTAAATTCTTTACGTCCCGGCGATCCCGAGCGGGATGTTATGTTTAAATCCCGGCTTACGTATACCACCCAGCTGTTAATTGCCCGCAAATTTAACCAGAACTTATCCTTACAACTAGCGCCCACCTGGATTCACCGCAACCTAGTTCCGACGCGTCGCGATGAGAGTGATGTTTACGCTATTGGTTTGGCTGGTCGGCACAAACTAACGAAACGCACTTCTTTTAACGCCGAATACTTTTACCTTTTACCCAGTCATACCGCCGATACTTACACCAATGCTTTATCATTAAGTTTTGATATTGAAACGGGTGGCCACGTTTTTCAGTTATTGTTCAGTAATTCCATTGGTATGATCGAAAAAAATCTAATTGCCGACAATATGGGTACCTGGAAAAATGGGGATATTTTCTTTGGTTTTAATATTTCCCGCGTTTTTGATCTGGATAAGAGCCGGAAAATGGATAAGAAAAAATATTAA
- the uvsE gene encoding UV DNA damage repair endonuclease UvsE has protein sequence MRFGYASINLTLAAQKIQVNRSMMKRTFLEKGVPYASALALANFTDFEKVLDWNIEHNILFFRMSSDMLPWMSQYQVADLPDYEQLSAILKRCGEKAALSGLRLTYHPGPFNVLAAQSENVVTKTLHELNQHAVVMDLLNLPQTPYAKINIHVGGAFGDKAAALARFAENYLRLPDNVRRRLAVENDDKANMFSVRDLLWLHEQTHIPVTFDYFHHPFCPGGLNEEEALLAAVSTWPKEITPVVHYSSSKKKYEDPASVPTAHADYLYEEVKTYNQEIDIMFEAKAKELAVNKYLQDYKVEQKVSQID, from the coding sequence ATGCGCTTTGGCTACGCCTCCATTAATTTAACTTTAGCCGCTCAAAAAATTCAGGTAAACCGCTCCATGATGAAACGGACTTTTCTGGAGAAAGGAGTTCCGTACGCTTCGGCGCTGGCGTTGGCTAATTTTACCGATTTTGAAAAGGTATTGGATTGGAATATTGAGCATAATATCTTGTTTTTCCGGATGAGTTCGGATATGTTGCCCTGGATGAGTCAGTACCAGGTGGCAGATTTACCAGATTACGAGCAACTTAGTGCTATTCTTAAACGCTGTGGTGAAAAAGCAGCCCTAAGCGGACTCCGACTTACTTACCATCCGGGTCCGTTTAACGTTTTAGCGGCGCAGTCGGAGAATGTGGTAACTAAAACCTTGCACGAGCTAAACCAACACGCCGTGGTGATGGATTTGTTGAACTTACCGCAAACGCCTTACGCGAAAATAAATATTCACGTGGGGGGCGCTTTCGGGGATAAAGCAGCGGCTTTGGCCCGGTTCGCCGAAAATTACCTGCGCTTACCGGATAATGTCCGGAGAAGATTGGCGGTAGAAAACGACGACAAGGCCAACATGTTCAGCGTGCGCGATTTATTGTGGCTGCACGAACAAACCCATATTCCCGTTACTTTCGATTATTTTCATCATCCATTTTGCCCGGGCGGTTTAAACGAAGAAGAAGCTTTACTAGCCGCCGTAAGCACTTGGCCCAAAGAGATAACCCCAGTGGTCCATTATTCCAGTTCCAAGAAAAAGTACGAAGACCCGGCATCCGTACCCACCGCTCACGCCGATTATTTATACGAAGAAGTTAAAACTTACAATCAGGAAATAGATATTATGTTCGAAGCCAAAGCCAAAGAACTAGCCGTGAATAAATACTTGCAGGATTATAAAGTAGAACAGAAGGTTAGCCAAATTGATTAA